The following proteins are encoded in a genomic region of Thermovenabulum gondwanense:
- a CDS encoding amino acid ABC transporter permease, translating into MKNLDFTIVLPYITLFIRGSLIAIEITALAVMMGVVIGTFVGMGKMSRIFIIRALCTVYVEVIRGTPLLVQILIFYFGLPQLTGYSLSEFPAAVIALGINSGGYVAEIVRGGILAVDKGQMEAARSLGMSYAQAMRYIILPQAFKKIIPPLGNEFITLLKNSSLATTIGFPELTRAAQVVAGNTYRPFEPYITAALFYLIMTLSFTQLLGVVERRLARSD; encoded by the coding sequence ATGAAAAATCTGGATTTTACAATAGTACTTCCCTACATTACACTTTTTATTCGCGGCTCATTAATAGCAATTGAAATTACTGCCCTGGCGGTCATGATGGGCGTGGTAATAGGAACCTTTGTGGGAATGGGTAAGATGTCCCGGATTTTCATTATCCGCGCATTATGCACCGTATACGTTGAAGTTATAAGGGGAACACCTTTGCTGGTGCAGATATTGATTTTTTACTTTGGTTTGCCTCAGCTTACAGGGTATTCTCTGTCGGAATTCCCCGCTGCGGTGATAGCGCTGGGTATTAACAGCGGAGGGTATGTAGCGGAAATTGTAAGAGGCGGAATACTGGCGGTGGATAAGGGACAGATGGAAGCTGCCAGGTCCCTGGGCATGAGTTATGCCCAGGCCATGAGGTATATAATCCTTCCTCAGGCGTTTAAAAAGATTATACCGCCCCTCGGAAACGAATTTATTACCCTTTTAAAAAATTCTTCTCTTGCAACTACAATTGGCTTTCCGGAGCTGACCAGGGCAGCCCAGGTGGTGGCGGGAAACACCTACAGGCCATTCGAACCCTATATTACTGCAGCACTATTTTACCTAATTATGACTTTGAGCTTTACCCAGTTACTCGGGGTAGTGGAAAGGAGGCTTGCCAGGAGTGATTGA
- a CDS encoding flagellar protein FlaG, producing MRVEGIKGSDFSSMKSVIETVQAPQKSEEAIKSISSEKNDFTIRDEEKGNEDFKNLIQDLKKLSIEIKNTRFEFDIHEATKRVIVRVIDKTTDKVVSEIPPEKFLDLIADIWKQVGLIVDKKV from the coding sequence GTGCGGGTAGAGGGAATAAAAGGTTCGGATTTTTCTTCGATGAAATCCGTTATAGAAACGGTACAGGCACCTCAGAAATCGGAGGAAGCGATAAAATCTATTTCATCAGAAAAAAATGATTTTACGATCAGAGATGAAGAAAAAGGAAATGAAGATTTTAAAAACCTTATCCAGGACTTAAAAAAGCTTTCTATTGAAATTAAAAACACCCGCTTTGAATTTGATATTCACGAGGCGACCAAAAGGGTAATAGTCAGGGTTATCGATAAAACCACGGATAAGGTAGTAAGTGAAATACCTCCCGAAAAATTCCTTGACCTTATAGCTGATATATGGAAACAGGTAGGGCTTATTGTGGACAAGAAGGTTTAA
- a CDS encoding class I SAM-dependent methyltransferase, translating into MDPTIKYYDENAKAFFENTKDADMKEVYELFLKYLPPGAKILDLGCGSGRDTRYFSQKGYDVTAVDGSIEMVKLSTQFTGRKTLHLTFDEINFNEEFDGVWACASLLHVPRSKIVCVINKIYSALKKGRIFYSSFKYGNGEEIRNGRFFNNYDEKSFNELLKNHPYFTLLEMKVTGDVRKGRENEKWLNVVLRKE; encoded by the coding sequence ATGGACCCAACAATAAAATACTACGATGAAAATGCAAAGGCTTTTTTTGAAAATACCAAGGATGCGGATATGAAGGAAGTTTATGAGCTTTTTTTAAAATATTTACCCCCGGGGGCAAAAATCCTTGACCTTGGCTGCGGCTCGGGGAGGGACACAAGATATTTTTCGCAAAAAGGATATGATGTAACGGCAGTAGACGGCTCGATTGAAATGGTAAAGCTTTCAACTCAGTTTACGGGAAGGAAAACCCTCCATTTGACCTTTGACGAAATTAATTTTAATGAAGAGTTTGACGGGGTATGGGCATGTGCCTCGCTTTTGCATGTGCCAAGGAGCAAGATTGTCTGTGTAATTAATAAGATATATTCAGCCCTGAAAAAGGGCAGAATTTTCTATTCTTCTTTTAAATACGGCAATGGGGAAGAAATAAGAAACGGAAGATTTTTCAACAACTATGATGAAAAGTCCTTCAATGAGCTTTTAAAAAATCATCCTTATTTTACATTACTTGAAATGAAGGTTACCGGCGATGTTAGAAAAGGCAGGGAAAATGAAAAATGGTTAAACGTAGTTTTAAGAAAGGAGTAA
- the pdxA gene encoding 4-hydroxythreonine-4-phosphate dehydrogenase PdxA, giving the protein MANKPIIGITMGDPAGIGPEIVVKALSNKEIYKKVNPLVIGSKNIIEKAIEITKIKMDIIEIKEDEMNTWREKDFYFGKLYILDLNNIRGDIPFGKISAEAGKAAFEYIKKSIELAMEGLIDGVATAPINKEAIRAAGINFIGHTEIFAELTKSEDVLTMFQVDKLRIFFLTRHVSLIKACSMVTMNNIYKTLIACDKALKNLGLINATIAVAALNPHGGERGLFGTEEEREIIPAIKKAREEGIRVEGPVPADSVFYWARLGCYDAVLSLYHDQGHIAAKTLDFERTVSVTTGLPFIRTSVDHGTAFDIAGKGIASSVSMEEAIKVAGEYAKFFTSPSLRFD; this is encoded by the coding sequence ATGGCAAATAAACCTATTATCGGAATAACAATGGGAGATCCGGCGGGTATTGGGCCTGAAATTGTGGTAAAAGCTCTGTCAAATAAAGAAATATATAAAAAGGTAAATCCTTTGGTAATAGGTTCAAAAAATATCATAGAAAAAGCTATTGAAATTACAAAGATAAAGATGGACATTATCGAAATAAAAGAGGATGAGATGAATACCTGGAGGGAAAAGGATTTTTATTTTGGTAAACTTTACATATTGGACCTAAATAATATAAGAGGTGATATACCTTTCGGGAAAATTTCAGCAGAGGCGGGAAAGGCCGCTTTTGAGTACATAAAAAAATCCATTGAGCTTGCTATGGAGGGGTTAATTGACGGAGTTGCCACCGCTCCTATAAATAAAGAAGCTATTCGTGCTGCGGGGATAAACTTTATTGGCCACACAGAAATTTTTGCAGAGCTGACAAAAAGCGAAGATGTTTTGACGATGTTTCAGGTGGATAAACTTCGCATATTTTTCCTTACAAGGCATGTATCCTTAATAAAAGCCTGCTCAATGGTGACGATGAATAATATTTATAAAACTTTAATTGCCTGCGATAAAGCGTTGAAAAATTTAGGGCTTATAAATGCGACGATAGCGGTAGCCGCCCTTAATCCTCACGGAGGGGAAAGGGGTCTTTTTGGGACTGAAGAAGAAAGGGAGATAATCCCGGCAATAAAGAAAGCCCGGGAGGAAGGGATAAGGGTGGAAGGGCCGGTACCTGCCGATTCCGTTTTTTACTGGGCAAGGCTTGGTTGCTATGATGCCGTATTATCCCTTTATCACGATCAGGGGCATATTGCCGCAAAAACGTTGGATTTTGAAAGAACCGTCAGCGTAACAACAGGATTACCTTTTATAAGGACTTCGGTGGATCACGGAACAGCATTTGATATCGCCGGAAAAGGAATAGCAAGCTCGGTTAGCATGGAAGAAGCCATAAAGGTTGCAGGGGAATATGCAAAGTTTTTTACCTCACCGTCTTTAAGATTTGATTAA
- a CDS encoding basic amino acid ABC transporter substrate-binding protein has translation MKKHFKITALLMVILLMATVLFGCAQKETSQNNQSQQQTNQQNNNSNQPVDTVEAIKKAGKLVVGTSADYPPFEFHDISSGKDVIAGFDIDLAEAIAKELGVELEIKDMSFDTIISAVLTKKVDMGIAGFTITEERKKSVNFSIPYIQGGQQIITYKGSGITGKDDLKGKTVGVQLGTTGEEIAKKIEGAKLKQFDKVDTAVLDLLNKKVDAVIVDFAVAKAYASQNSDKLELVGNLLDDAAKAVVLRKEDEKLLEVVNKVITDLKNSGELDKMVQKWFVEFKPKQ, from the coding sequence ATGAAAAAGCACTTTAAAATTACGGCTTTATTGATGGTAATTTTACTTATGGCGACGGTTTTATTCGGATGTGCCCAAAAAGAAACTTCACAAAACAATCAAAGCCAGCAGCAAACAAATCAGCAAAACAATAACTCAAATCAACCGGTAGATACGGTAGAAGCCATAAAGAAAGCTGGGAAATTGGTGGTAGGTACCAGTGCGGATTATCCGCCTTTCGAATTTCACGATATTTCTTCGGGCAAAGACGTCATAGCCGGTTTTGATATTGATCTTGCTGAAGCTATTGCAAAGGAACTGGGGGTAGAACTGGAAATAAAGGATATGTCCTTTGATACTATAATTTCAGCAGTTTTAACGAAAAAGGTGGATATGGGAATAGCTGGATTCACTATAACCGAAGAAAGAAAAAAGAGCGTAAATTTCTCCATACCCTATATTCAGGGTGGACAGCAGATTATAACGTATAAGGGCAGCGGTATAACCGGCAAAGATGATTTGAAAGGCAAAACGGTGGGAGTTCAGCTCGGGACAACCGGAGAAGAAATTGCCAAAAAGATAGAAGGAGCAAAACTCAAGCAGTTTGACAAGGTAGATACGGCGGTTCTTGACCTTCTCAACAAAAAGGTGGATGCGGTTATTGTGGATTTTGCGGTAGCAAAAGCCTATGCATCCCAGAACTCGGATAAACTGGAACTTGTAGGAAATTTGCTCGATGATGCGGCTAAAGCGGTAGTTTTAAGAAAGGAAGACGAAAAACTGCTGGAAGTGGTGAATAAGGTCATCACCGACCTGAAAAATAGCGGTGAACTGGATAAGATGGTTCAAAAGTGGTTTGTGGAATTTAAGCCAAAACAGTAA
- the fliD gene encoding flagellar filament capping protein FliD, which yields MVDSISRTLRIGGLASGMDIDKIVSDLMKIERQKVDKLYQQKQILEWQREDYRNINLKIKALYDSAFNMKLQGTYLKYKATVSYDDGTAPDSIFTATPGASAMPGTYEVEVQTIAKEAIVYSQEPISKSQDSKINIYAKLRDEVSKFENNPFENDIYTISFTINGEEFNYDFSDSGAHKDYTLNDILNDINKRTNAKVKAYYDVISDKVVIKSRETGSSASVNIVNVSGNLFGDSSALKIKEENKLGQDATISIKNLDIAGEPITITRPTNTFTIGGIQFNLKKEAPGKTATLTIERDVDTVVETIKNFINTYNDTISSINSKLTEERYRDYLPLTDEQKKELKEDEIKKWEEKARSGLLRGDTVLSGLVNKLRQAVYERVEGQPSDFDTLFDVGVKTGGYYEKGKLYLDEAKLKEAISKNPEAVAGLFTKVVSSIYDIAKSGMDSITKKAGSSNQYFDNSLIAQNIRSLNDRISKMEEDLKKVEDRYWKQFTEMEKAIQSMNQQSMWLASQLGLYQSQ from the coding sequence ATGGTAGACAGCATTTCCAGGACGTTGAGAATAGGCGGTCTTGCTTCGGGAATGGATATTGACAAGATAGTTTCGGACCTTATGAAGATAGAAAGGCAAAAGGTGGATAAGCTCTACCAGCAAAAGCAGATCCTTGAGTGGCAGAGAGAGGATTACAGGAATATTAATTTAAAGATCAAAGCATTATACGATTCGGCATTCAATATGAAACTTCAGGGGACGTATTTGAAATATAAAGCAACGGTTTCCTACGACGATGGCACCGCTCCCGACAGTATATTTACCGCGACACCCGGAGCCTCAGCAATGCCGGGGACATATGAGGTAGAAGTTCAAACTATTGCAAAGGAAGCTATAGTATATAGCCAGGAACCAATTTCTAAAAGTCAGGATTCAAAAATTAACATTTATGCAAAATTAAGAGATGAAGTTTCAAAATTTGAGAACAATCCTTTTGAGAATGATATTTACACAATTAGTTTTACTATAAATGGTGAGGAATTTAATTACGATTTCAGCGATAGTGGGGCTCATAAAGACTATACATTAAACGATATATTAAATGATATAAATAAGAGAACTAATGCAAAGGTCAAAGCCTATTATGACGTTATAAGCGATAAAGTAGTGATAAAATCCAGGGAGACGGGAAGCAGTGCAAGCGTTAACATAGTGAATGTATCCGGAAATTTATTTGGTGATTCAAGTGCTTTAAAGATAAAAGAAGAAAATAAACTCGGACAAGATGCAACTATTTCTATTAAAAATTTAGATATAGCAGGTGAACCTATAACAATTACCAGACCCACGAACACCTTCACTATAGGAGGGATACAATTTAATCTGAAAAAAGAAGCACCTGGCAAGACGGCTACCCTCACCATCGAAAGGGATGTGGATACTGTAGTAGAGACAATAAAAAATTTTATAAACACGTATAACGACACCATAAGTTCTATAAATTCAAAACTGACCGAAGAAAGATACCGGGATTACCTGCCGCTAACCGATGAACAGAAAAAAGAATTGAAGGAAGACGAAATCAAAAAATGGGAAGAAAAGGCAAGGAGCGGCTTATTGAGGGGAGATACGGTTCTTTCCGGGCTGGTAAACAAATTGAGACAAGCGGTATACGAAAGAGTAGAAGGACAGCCCTCTGATTTCGATACTCTGTTCGATGTGGGTGTAAAAACCGGTGGGTATTACGAAAAAGGAAAGTTGTATTTGGACGAAGCAAAGCTAAAAGAAGCAATCAGTAAAAACCCCGAAGCGGTGGCAGGCCTTTTTACAAAAGTTGTTTCCAGCATTTACGATATTGCAAAAAGCGGAATGGACAGTATAACGAAAAAGGCAGGAAGTTCCAACCAGTATTTTGATAACAGCTTGATAGCTCAAAACATTCGTAGCTTAAACGATAGGATTTCTAAAATGGAGGAGGATTTAAAAAAGGTAGAGGATCGCTACTGGAAGCAGTTCACCGAAATGGAAAAAGCGATACAGTCCATGAATCAGCAAAGCATGTGGCTGGCAAGCCAATTGGGTTTATACCAATCGCAGTAA
- a CDS encoding DUF2284 domain-containing protein: protein MDLMTKLENAKKVLDYARGLEKVFAVKLIETRDIVVDERVRFQCSHSGCREYGKRLMCPPYVPEVDDFKKVLSNYIMGILISVKGSSEDVFRLAGLLHEAVYSTEKKAFSMGFPFAAGLIGGPCSLCEKCPTGENAKCIKREKARPSMEAMGIDVIKTCKKVGMEIEFKEGEVTWTGLVLLD, encoded by the coding sequence ATGGATTTGATGACAAAATTAGAAAATGCCAAGAAGGTTCTTGATTATGCCCGTGGCTTAGAGAAAGTTTTTGCAGTAAAGCTAATTGAAACCCGGGATATTGTGGTGGACGAGAGGGTGCGTTTTCAGTGTTCTCATTCGGGATGCAGGGAATACGGCAAACGGCTGATGTGTCCTCCTTATGTACCGGAGGTGGATGATTTTAAAAAAGTGCTTTCAAACTACATAATGGGCATTTTAATCAGTGTAAAGGGAAGTTCGGAAGATGTTTTTCGACTTGCGGGGCTTTTACATGAAGCGGTATATAGTACGGAGAAAAAGGCTTTTTCCATGGGATTTCCCTTTGCTGCCGGATTAATAGGCGGCCCCTGCAGTCTCTGCGAAAAATGCCCCACCGGTGAAAACGCCAAATGCATAAAAAGGGAAAAAGCAAGGCCTTCTATGGAAGCTATGGGGATAGATGTTATAAAAACCTGTAAAAAAGTCGGTATGGAAATAGAATTTAAAGAAGGAGAGGTAACCTGGACGGGTCTTGTGCTATTGGATTAA
- a CDS encoding amino acid ABC transporter ATP-binding protein encodes MIEIKDVHKYFGKLEVLKGISNTINKGEVVVIIGPSGSGKSTLLRCLNMLEEPTKGEIWIEGKPLNHKTVDINKVRQEVGMVFQHFNLFPHKKVIENITLAPIKVKKENPEQAREKALKLLERVGLKDKAECYPASLSGGQKQRVAIARALAMNPKIMLFDEPTSALDPEMIKEVLDVMKDLVQDGMTMVVVTHEMAFAREVGDRVIFMDEGVIVEEGTPDEIFENPKNQRTKEFLSKIL; translated from the coding sequence GTGATTGAAATTAAGGATGTCCACAAGTATTTTGGGAAATTAGAGGTATTAAAAGGAATAAGCAATACCATCAACAAAGGAGAAGTAGTGGTAATTATAGGTCCATCGGGATCGGGCAAAAGCACCCTCCTTCGCTGCCTCAATATGCTGGAAGAACCCACAAAAGGTGAAATTTGGATTGAGGGAAAGCCTTTAAACCATAAAACGGTGGATATAAATAAAGTGAGACAGGAAGTAGGAATGGTTTTTCAGCATTTTAACCTTTTTCCTCACAAAAAGGTGATTGAAAATATAACCCTTGCTCCGATAAAGGTAAAGAAGGAAAATCCGGAACAGGCCAGAGAAAAAGCATTAAAACTTCTTGAAAGGGTAGGATTGAAGGATAAAGCGGAGTGTTATCCTGCATCCTTGTCGGGTGGACAAAAACAAAGGGTAGCAATAGCAAGGGCTCTTGCCATGAACCCGAAGATTATGCTTTTTGATGAACCTACTTCAGCCTTAGATCCCGAAATGATAAAAGAGGTACTGGATGTAATGAAGGATTTGGTCCAGGACGGCATGACGATGGTAGTGGTGACTCATGAGATGGCCTTTGCAAGAGAAGTGGGGGATAGGGTAATTTTTATGGATGAAGGAGTTATAGTAGAAGAAGGTACTCCCGATGAAATTTTTGAAAATCCGAAAAATCAAAGGACAAAAGAGTTTTTAAGCAAAATACTGTAA
- a CDS encoding DEAD/DEAH box helicase: MGVYNQDYLRMIASPEVVKRGIAYYESGAVKNIKLEGELLHAVVKGSEDYDVFLHIEGNFVKGYRCTCPAYFQFDGACKHVIAVFCHIFENGLPGKNNNKHKAIKEDNYIEDYVLLELLKNSNSEIKKQEVRVEYYFEFKKYNVHDFVCSMHMRIGDKRLYVLKDIKEFIEKIENNLPFSFGKLFNFNPLLHEFSKEDAEVLNIIKELYGIERSITIYSTPNVFLEGKYVNLNYNFLMRVAKALGNKPVNMISPFEKVISFEVNDLPFNIKIEKNNDGIYVKPEGEMGSPLDREEIIILKDDKVYLLNHNEQVFPIVKGLYLKDRNELKFTGENQHKLFSVLPRLQEFKNIELSEDLKHAIERKPLKFKMHIEGYKKGIAVDVKFIYGEQEFNPFTKESLPHLIVRDYEKEMYILKLLEDTGFSIERGRAVLQNEEKLYIFIKEVLPNLTQMGEVYYASDVKHLFSIKTPKIRSSISYLYGNLLEIKTDFEDIDVRAAEEILHSIKEKKKYFRLKDGSFISLEENRIKKLSELLEDVSREDIEQNRVNLSKYRFLGFLNNVKDKSDVPFEQAEEFERVIDNIVNSKHQKIEPPESLKGILREYQVTGFKWLKVLAENGLGGILADDMGLGKTLQAISFLLSAKESKISPQTSLIVAPSSLIFNWENEIARFAPQLKTAVVSGSVFERKKVIKKLNEYDVIITSYPLLRNDLEFYIRHNFYCVILDEAQHIKNFDSLNAKSVKKLKSNVRFALTGTPIENSLAELWSIFDFIMPGYLYSYKKFNEYYQRPIVEGNNEDLEELKKLISPFILRRTKNDVLKELPEKTETTLMVDMTPQQKKIYLSYLKNIKGELEERIEREGFEKSKMHIFSGLLRLRQICCHPALFIENYKGTSGKMELLEELLQELMDSGRRVLIFSQFTSMLSLIRKMLEEMNIKYAYLDGNTCVNERKVIVDDFNNGCGRVFLLSLKAGGVGLNLTSADTVIHFDPWWNPAVENQASDRAHRIGQKNNVQVFRLITKGTIEEKINELQMKKKDLINSVVIEGELFINSLTKEELMELFRI, translated from the coding sequence ATGGGAGTTTATAATCAGGATTATTTGCGGATGATAGCTTCACCGGAAGTAGTAAAAAGAGGCATCGCCTATTATGAATCAGGAGCAGTAAAAAACATTAAGCTTGAAGGAGAATTGCTTCATGCGGTTGTTAAAGGCAGTGAAGATTATGATGTTTTTTTACATATAGAAGGTAATTTTGTAAAAGGTTACAGATGTACATGCCCTGCGTATTTTCAATTTGATGGAGCCTGCAAACATGTGATTGCTGTTTTTTGCCATATTTTTGAAAATGGGCTGCCGGGGAAGAACAATAACAAACACAAAGCTATCAAAGAAGATAATTACATAGAAGATTATGTTTTATTGGAACTATTAAAAAATAGCAATAGCGAAATTAAAAAGCAAGAAGTAAGGGTGGAATACTATTTTGAGTTTAAAAAGTATAATGTACACGATTTTGTATGCAGCATGCACATGCGCATTGGGGATAAACGTTTATATGTGTTAAAGGACATAAAAGAGTTTATTGAAAAAATAGAAAATAATCTGCCCTTTAGTTTCGGTAAGTTATTCAATTTTAATCCTCTGCTCCATGAGTTTTCAAAAGAAGACGCCGAAGTGTTAAACATTATAAAAGAATTATATGGGATAGAACGCAGTATAACGATTTATAGTACTCCTAATGTTTTCTTAGAAGGAAAATACGTCAATTTAAATTACAATTTTTTAATGAGAGTTGCTAAAGCATTGGGGAATAAACCTGTTAACATGATAAGTCCCTTCGAAAAGGTAATAAGCTTTGAAGTTAACGATTTACCTTTCAATATTAAAATAGAAAAAAACAATGACGGTATATATGTTAAACCTGAAGGTGAAATGGGATCACCTTTGGATAGGGAAGAAATAATTATTTTAAAGGACGATAAGGTATATCTGTTAAATCATAATGAACAAGTATTTCCAATCGTTAAAGGTCTTTATTTAAAAGACCGGAATGAGTTAAAGTTTACAGGGGAAAATCAACATAAACTGTTTTCTGTATTACCTCGCTTGCAGGAATTTAAAAATATTGAACTTTCCGAAGACCTGAAACACGCGATAGAAAGGAAACCCCTTAAATTTAAAATGCATATCGAAGGGTATAAAAAAGGAATTGCTGTTGATGTTAAGTTTATTTACGGCGAGCAAGAGTTTAATCCTTTTACGAAGGAAAGTTTACCACATCTTATTGTAAGGGATTATGAAAAAGAAATGTATATTTTAAAACTTTTAGAAGACACCGGTTTTTCAATAGAAAGAGGAAGGGCAGTGCTTCAAAATGAAGAAAAGCTTTATATTTTTATAAAAGAAGTGCTGCCAAATCTTACTCAAATGGGGGAAGTTTATTACGCTTCTGATGTAAAGCATCTTTTTTCCATAAAAACACCAAAAATAAGGTCATCAATAAGTTATTTATATGGAAACCTTCTTGAAATAAAAACTGATTTTGAAGACATTGATGTGAGGGCGGCAGAGGAGATACTGCATTCAATTAAGGAGAAAAAGAAGTATTTTAGATTGAAAGACGGTTCTTTTATTTCTTTAGAAGAAAACCGTATTAAGAAATTGTCTGAGCTTTTGGAGGATGTATCAAGAGAAGATATAGAACAAAACAGGGTAAACCTTTCCAAATACCGTTTTTTAGGGTTTTTAAACAATGTAAAGGATAAATCAGATGTTCCTTTTGAGCAGGCAGAAGAGTTTGAAAGGGTTATTGATAATATTGTAAATTCAAAGCATCAAAAGATAGAGCCACCTGAAAGTTTAAAAGGGATATTAAGGGAATACCAGGTTACCGGGTTTAAATGGCTGAAGGTACTTGCAGAAAACGGGCTTGGAGGTATTCTGGCAGATGATATGGGGCTTGGTAAAACCCTTCAGGCGATAAGTTTTTTGCTTTCTGCAAAGGAGTCAAAAATTTCGCCTCAAACTTCCCTTATAGTTGCCCCTTCATCCTTAATATTTAACTGGGAAAACGAAATTGCAAGATTTGCGCCTCAATTAAAAACGGCGGTAGTGTCCGGGTCAGTTTTTGAAAGAAAAAAAGTAATAAAAAAACTTAATGAATATGATGTAATAATTACCTCGTATCCGCTTTTAAGAAACGACCTTGAATTTTATATCCGTCATAACTTTTACTGTGTTATATTGGACGAAGCCCAGCATATCAAAAATTTTGATTCCCTTAATGCAAAATCGGTTAAAAAATTAAAATCTAATGTCAGGTTTGCTCTTACAGGGACTCCTATAGAAAATTCCTTGGCGGAATTATGGTCAATTTTTGATTTTATAATGCCGGGCTACCTTTATTCTTATAAAAAATTCAATGAATACTACCAAAGGCCTATAGTAGAAGGAAATAATGAAGACTTAGAGGAACTTAAAAAGTTAATATCCCCTTTTATTTTAAGAAGAACCAAAAATGATGTTTTAAAGGAACTGCCGGAAAAAACAGAAACCACCCTAATGGTTGATATGACTCCCCAGCAGAAAAAAATCTACCTTTCATATTTAAAAAATATAAAAGGGGAGCTGGAAGAAAGGATAGAACGGGAAGGTTTTGAAAAAAGCAAAATGCATATTTTTTCAGGGCTTTTAAGATTAAGGCAGATATGCTGCCATCCGGCATTATTTATTGAAAACTATAAAGGGACCAGCGGAAAAATGGAATTATTGGAGGAATTGCTACAGGAATTGATGGACAGCGGCAGGAGGGTCTTAATATTTTCTCAATTTACCTCTATGCTTTCTTTAATAAGAAAAATGTTGGAAGAAATGAACATTAAATACGCCTATCTTGACGGGAACACATGTGTTAATGAAAGAAAAGTGATAGTAGATGATTTTAATAACGGCTGCGGACGGGTATTTTTGCTTTCGCTGAAAGCGGGAGGAGTGGGATTAAACCTCACATCGGCTGATACGGTTATCCACTTTGACCCCTGGTGGAACCCTGCCGTTGAAAATCAGGCCTCCGACCGGGCTCACAGAATCGGGCAGAAAAACAATGTGCAGGTTTTCAGGCTCATAACTAAGGGGACCATAGAAGAGAAGATAAATGAACTGCAGATGAAAAAGAAGGACCTTATCAATTCGGTGGTAATCGAAGGGGAGCTTTTCATAAACTCCTTAACCAAGGAAGAGTTGATGGAATTGTTTAGAATTTAG
- the fliS gene encoding flagellar export chaperone FliS, with protein MINAYQQYQQNAILSSPPEKLVLMLYEGALKFLKLAKKSIEERNFVEANNNIIRVEDIVIELNMSLDMNYEISKNLRSLYNFIYEKLIQANIKKDARILEEVEGILIGLKEAWQEAYLEVMKTKKAAL; from the coding sequence ATGATCAATGCTTATCAACAATACCAGCAGAATGCTATTTTGTCTTCACCACCGGAAAAACTTGTTTTAATGCTCTACGAAGGGGCACTGAAATTTTTAAAACTTGCAAAAAAATCCATAGAAGAAAGAAATTTTGTGGAGGCTAACAACAATATAATAAGGGTAGAAGATATAGTGATAGAGCTTAATATGAGCCTTGATATGAACTATGAGATTTCAAAGAATTTAAGAAGCCTTTATAATTTTATTTACGAAAAATTGATTCAGGCGAATATAAAAAAGGATGCCAGGATACTGGAGGAAGTGGAAGGGATTTTAATTGGTTTGAAGGAAGCATGGCAGGAAGCCTACCTTGAAGTCATGAAAACAAAGAAGGCCGCTCTTTGA
- a CDS encoding zinc-ribbon domain containing protein has protein sequence MAFQDKVLVCKDCGKEFVFTAGEQQFYAEKGFENEPSRCKACRDARKGRTRNEREYSRREGAKTLYDAVCAECGAPTKVPFKPRNDRPVYCSECFQKHKAVRA, from the coding sequence ATGGCATTCCAGGACAAAGTGTTAGTATGTAAAGACTGCGGGAAAGAATTTGTATTCACCGCAGGGGAACAGCAGTTCTATGCTGAGAAGGGCTTTGAAAACGAGCCTTCAAGGTGCAAAGCCTGCCGTGACGCAAGAAAGGGCAGAACAAGAAACGAACGCGAATACTCGAGGAGAGAAGGCGCAAAAACACTTTACGATGCGGTTTGCGCTGAGTGCGGTGCACCTACAAAGGTTCCCTTTAAGCCAAGAAACGACAGACCTGTCTACTGCAGCGAGTGCTTCCAGAAGCATAAGGCTGTTCGCGCTTAA